The nucleotide window CACGGCGAGCTGGAAGGAGTCGCCCACGAAGTCGGCGTGCTGCAGCACCTCTTCGCGCTGGTAGAAGTGGCCGAGCACCACGACGCGGTCGCCGAGGGTGGCTTTCGCCGCGCGGATCCAGTCGCCCAGCTCGCCGTTCGACGCGGTGCGGTAGCGCGCGGGCAGTTCGCCCTGGCGGGGGGAGCCGGTGGGGATGACATCGCCCATCGACGAGCCGGGGCCGTAGCCGGGGGCCTTGTCGTCGAAGTACCAGGGGTCGACGGCGAGGTCGGGCGTGCAAGTGCTGCCGTCGGTTTTGCCCGTGCTGATCAGGCGGATGGTGCGGTCGACCGATGCGATGGTCATGTCGTGCTCCTCGGGGGGTGCGGTGTGGATTGGAGGGAGGTCATGGGTCAGCCCACCGATGGGCCCAGCGGGCCCTGCTCGGCGAGGGACTGGGAGTCGTTGTAGCGGTAGAGCCGCGGCGGCCGGTGCGGTACCCCGGCGAGCCGGAGGCCGGTGTCGACGACGGTGCCGGAGGATTCGATGGTGCGGCGGAAGTTGGCCGGGTCGAGGGCGCGGCGCAGCACGGCCTCGTGCACGTCGCGCAGCTGCGCGAGGGTGAAGGTCTCGCCGAGGAACGCGTGCGCGATGCGGGAGTACTCCACCTTGGTGCGCAGTCGCCAGAGCGCGTATTCGACGATGTGGTTGTGGTCGAAGGCGAGCTCTGGGAGCCGGTCAGCCGGGAACCACTGCACGTTCTCGTCGACGGCCGCGAGGTCGGCTTCGCCGGACTGCACGAGCGCCCAGTAGACCACCGAGATGACCCGGTTGCCCGGCGAGCGGCCGAGGTCGCCGAAGGTGTAGAGCTGTTCGAGGTACCGGGGGGTGAGCCGGGTGGTCTCGCGCAGGGTGCGGGCCGCCGCCGCGGGCATCTCTTCGTCGCTGGGCAGCCAGCCGCCCGGAAGCGCCCAGAGGCCCAGGTGCGGTTCCCTGGTGCGGCGTACCAGCGGCAACCAGAGCGTCATGAAGCCGGACTCGAGGTCGGGCCTCAGGGCGAAGATGACCGTCGACACCGCGAGTACTGGCGGGTGTGGCTCGGTCATGGGCGCTTCCATCGAGTAAAGGTCAGTGTGACTCTAACGTGAGATCCATCATATAGTCACTTTGACCGGAAGGTGAAATTCGCTCGACCGAACCGCCTGTGAGTCCGGTGTGCGAATGCGGATCCAGTCAGGACCTGTCGGGCGTCGCAGCGGGACTGACCGGGTTGGAATGCCGGGCGCCATGCCCGGTCAGACCCCAGATCGTGACCCGGCCCATGGCCTCGAGCACGATCCCGCCGCTCATCTTGGAGCTGCCCAGGGTGCGTTCCACGAAGGTGATCGGGATTTCCACCACGCGCAGGCGCGCACGCACGGCGTGCAGCAGCATGTCGATCTGGAAGCAGTAGCCCAGGCTGTCGACGCTGCCCAGCTGCATCCGCTCGAGTGCGTCGGCGGTGTAGACCCGGTATCCGCCGGTGACGTCGTGCTGCGGAAGCTTGAGCAGCAGCCGAGAGTAGAGGGAGCCGCCACGGGAGAGCATCCGGCGGTGCCACGGCCAGTTCTCGACTCGGCCGCCCGGAATCCAGCGCGACCCCATCACGACGTCGGCCGTGTTCGCGGCGGCCAGGAGGGCGGGCAGCTGCTCCGGCAGATGGGAGCCGTCGGCGTCGAGCTGCACCAGGACGTCGAAACCGCGCGCGCGTCCCCAAGCGAACGCATCGAGGTAGGCGGCGCCCAGGCCGTTCTTCTTGGTGCGGTGCAGAACGTGCACCTTGTCGTCTGCGGCGGCGAGACGGTCGGCCAGTTCACCCGTTCCGTCGGGGGAGGCGTCGTCCACGATGAGGACTTCGGCATCGGGCACGCTGGCGCGCACGCGGGCCACGATCGGGCCGACATTCTCGCGTTCGTTGTACGTGGGGATGATGACCACAGTGGATGGCATGGATCTACCTTGTCAGTTCGATGATGATCGTGCGATTGACGGTGCGGGCGGAAGCGACGGTGAAGCCCAGTTGTTGCAGTGTGCTCACGTCGGTGCCCGCGACGGTTTCGCGGCTTCCGACATTCTGCAGCACCCAGACCCGGTTCGTGCCGGCCAGCCGGGAGGTGGCGTCGGCAAGGGGCACTGTCGTGTCCCAAAGCCAGTCGACGTTTTGGTACGGCTGGTCGAGGGCGATGTCGTTGAGTCCGACGAACCCGGCCGGGTAGAGGTGCATGGCCAGGCGCGGACGCGCGGACGGCTTGGTGCTCCCGTCGAAGACGACGGCATCGCGCGGGCGGGCCTCGGCGTGCAGGATCTCGGACACCTGCCGCCAGTCGCTGCCGCCGTCCTTGGCGAAGTCGGTGCGTTGGCCGAGGTAGCCCGGCGCGGCGAGGCCCAGCACGAGCAGCAGGGCGACGGCCTGGGCCCACCGCGGTGCGAGGGCGCCGATGCCCATCGCCACGAGGATGGCTGCCGCCGGGGTGCAGATCGACAGGTAGCGCAGGGAGTACATCGGCGTGATCAGGTGGCTGCCGATCAGGAGCGCGGCGCTGGGCACGATCGCCCAGGCCAGGAACACCACCAGTGCGGCCCGCGGCGCCGGCCCGGAGGAGCGGAAGCGCGGCACGAAGGCAGCCAGGCAGCCGATCCCGATCAGCGCCCACGCCGCCACGGCGAGGGTCGGGGTGCCGAACCACTGCCGCACGGCGGCGTCGAGCACCTCCACCTGGGCGCGGCGGGCCAGGAAGGAGATCTGGCCGCGCTCGCGCACGGCCCAGTAGATCACCGGCGCGGCCAGCAGCAGCGCGACCGCCCCCGACCCGGCCCAGGCCGGCAGGTCGGACCGGCGTCGCCGGGACAGCAAGACCACCACCAGGGCGTGCACGGGCAGGAGCAGAGCTGAGTAGAGGAAGAGGTAGATTCCCGCGGCGAGCAGGAGGGCGTATGCCGCCCAGAGCGCCAGGCGCCAGGGCGGCGCGACCGTGGGGGAGCGCACGATGTGCACGAGCAGCACCGTCGTCCAGACCGCGAGCATGGTCGCCAGTGCCGTCGAGCGGGTCTCGGCGCCCATGTAGGTCACCCGGGGGAGCACCGCGAAGACGAGGGCGGCAATGACGGCGACGCGGGTGTTTACCAGCATCCGTGCCAGAACGGCGGTGCCGGCCGTCGCGGCGCCGATCGCGAGGGCGCTGGGCAGCCGGGTGGCGAACTCCGACGCTCCGAAGGTGTCGATCCAGGCGTGCAGGAACAGGTAGTAGGTGCCGTGCACGGCATCGATGTTGCCCAGCAGTCGGAAGAGCGAGGGCAGGGACCGCTCGGCGGAGAGCACGCTCGCCGCCTCGTCACCCCAGTAGGACGGCCGCCAGGATCCGGCGACGGACACCGCGAAACCGGCCAGGCCGAGGAGCGCGGCAGTGCCGGTGAACCCGCGTGCCCGCCAGGTCGCCGGCCGGGCGGCCTCGACGAGCGGGGAAGCGAGAAGTGTCGTCACATCCAGACCGTAGAACCCTGGGGTTAACGTTGTCCGTCCAGGGCACGTCGCTGCGCTGCGAAGGTTCTCAGACTTGGTCGCGGGTGAGCCAGGTGACGGGTGTCGCGGTCAGCGGACGTGCCGCGGCAGTTGGATGTCGACGGCCAGGCCGTCGCCGGTATTGCGCAGCACGATCGTGCCGTTGGCGCGCTCGATGATGGCGTGCACGATCGCGAGGCCGAGCCCCGACCCGCCCGAACTGCTCGACCTGGAGTGGTCGGGCCGCGAGAACCTGTCGAAGGCGAGCGGGATGAAATCCTCGGGCAGCCCAGGTCCGGTGTCCACGACGGTGAGCAGAGCGCCGCCGTCGGAGAGGCCGAGCGTGACGGTGACACTGCCGTGACCGGCCATGGCGTGCACGGCGTTGGAGATGAGGTTGTCGAGGAGCTGGCCCATGTTGGTGGTCGAGATGCCGTAGAGGCCGGTGGGGTCGTCGTCGTCGATGCGATAGATGACCTCGAGCTCATGCCCGCCCCGCATGACCCTGGCCCGGTCGACCGAGGAGGTGATCTCCCCGACGAGGCCGGCCCAGTCGGTCTCCGGCGGTACCTGCTCGCTCTCCAGCTTGCTCAGCTCGAGCAGGTTGGTGGCCAGCCGGCTGAGCCGCTCGGCGGTGGCGGCGGCGTCGAGGATGTCACGCTCGAGGGCCGGGGCGTCGCCGGAATTGAGGTGGGCCAGTTCGAGTTGCGCGCGCAGCACCGCGAGCGGGGTGCGCAACTCGTGGCTGGCATCGGACACGATCTGCTTCTCGCGGTCGACACCGCGCCGCAGCCGCTCGATGAAGTCGTTGAGCGTGCGGGCGAGGCGGCTCACCTCGTCTTGACCGGCGGGCACGCGCAGCTGGGCCGAGGACCCGGTGGCGCTCAGGCTCTCGGCCTCTTCCCGCAGCCGGGTGACCGGGCGCAGGGCGGCTCCTGTGAGCAGCCACGAGGCCAGTCCGAACCCGGCGGTGAGGATGAGTGTGCCCAGCGTCAGTACGCCGGTGAGTTCGTCGAGGAGCAGCCCGGGGGCCTGCTGGCTGCGGGCGGCGATGACGATCCAGTCGCCGGAGTCGGTGCCGACGGGGGTGGCGGAGACCAGGTAGGTGGCGGCCGGGGTGTTCACGGTCTGCGGGTCGGCGCCCAGCTTGGTGAGGCCGCTGATCTGGCGGTCCAGGCTCTTCGGCAGCGACGACTTGCGCACGGTGCCGGTCGGGTCGACGATCGCGAGCAGCTGACCCTCCGAGGCGGCCTCGATGGCGTCCGCCGGGGTGGTGGCGAGCTGGCTGATCAGGGGTTCGGCGTCATTGCGCAGCATCGTCTCGTTCGTCTCGGTGAGGATCGACTGCACCTCAAGGCGGAAGAAGAACGCGGCGGTGCTGAACAGCAGCGTGGCGACGAGGAGGCTGCCGACCGTGATCCGGGCGCGGATCGACAGCGGAGGCAGCCACACGCGGCGGAGGCGGTTCACCGGGCCGGCCGCCTCATTCGACGAGCTCGACGGCGTACCCGGCACCGCGCACGGTCACGATGCGCACGCCGGCGGCATCCGTGTCGATCTTGCGGCGCAGGTAGCTGATGTACTGGTCGACGATGTTGGGATCGATGTGATTCGTGCCGTTCCAGATCTCTTCGAGGATGGTGGTGCGGTCAACGGTGGTGCCGGCCCGGCTGCACAACAGGCGCAACAGGGCGACCTCCTTGGGGCTCATCGACACGGCGCGTCCGGCGACGGTGACCCGCAGGTCGCGGGAGTCCAGCATGAGGTTGCCGATCTCCAGAGTGAGCGGGGCGCCCATGGAATGCCGGCGCAGCAGGGCGCGCACCCGGGCGGAGAGTTCCGCGAACGCGAACGGCTTGGTGAGGTAGTCGTCGGCGCCGCTGTCGAGCCCGTAGACCCTGTCGTCGACGGTGTCGCGGGCGGTGAGCAGCAGCACGGGCATGGTGCTGCCCGAGTCGCGGATGCGGCGGCAGATCTCGAAGCCCGACATCTGCGGCAACATCACGTCGATGGCGGCGAGGCCGAAGCCGTCTCCGGTGAGGGCGATCAGCGCATCCACGCCGTTGGCCACCCTGGCGGTCTCGTAGCCCTCGGCCTGCAGCCCGCGTTCGATGAGTGCGCCCATCTGGTCATCGTCTTCCACGACCAAGATTTTCATCCGGCCACCCTTCGCTCGCATCAGGATCTCATGCTGGCACGTTGGCGGCCGCTCCGCGCGCGACCTGCCGATGCCGTAGCTGGGAAGCCGCCGCTAGGCTGACGGCATGGTGGATTCGAGCGCGCGGGTCGAACTCGGCGTGGCCGTGGCGCAATTCGCGCCGGGCACGGACCGGGCGGCGAACCTGGCCGGGATGCGGCTGCTGGCTCAGACCGCCGTCGGGCGTGGGGCCGGCATCGTGGTTTTCCCGGAGTATTCGGCGTTCTTCGAGCGCCGGCTGGGGGAGGCATCCGTCGCTGCCGCCGAGGCGTTGGACGGCCCGTTCGTGACCGCGTTGGGCCGGCTGGCCGTCGACCTCGGAGTGCACATCGTGGCGGGGCTGCTGGAGAGCACCCCGGATCCGGAGCGGGTGCAGAACACCATTGTGGCCGTGGCCCCGACCGGGCAGGTCGTGGCGCGCTATCGCAAGTTGCATCTTTACGACGCATTCGGCTCACGGGAATCCGACCGGGTGCGCGCCGGGGTGATCGAGGAACCGGAGACATTCGAGGTGGCCGGCATCACCGTGGGACTGCAGACCTGTTACGACATCCGTTTCCCTGAGGTGACCCGGCGTCTCGTCGACGCCGGCGCCGATCTGGTTCTCGTACCGGCGGAGTGGGTGCCGGGGCCGCTCAAGGAACAGCACTGGCGCACACTGGTGACGGCGCGCGCGCTCGAGAACACGATCTATGTCGCCGCCGCCGATCACGCACCGCCGGGGGGAGTGGGGGCGAGCATGGTGGTCGACCCGATGGGCGTCGAACTCGCCACGCTGGGGGAGACCACGGATGTCGCCATCGCGTGGATCTCGAGCAGCCGGCTGGCCGAGGTGCGCAGGGTCAACCCCGCGCTGGCGCTCCGCCGCTTCGGCGTGATCCCCCTCCCGTAACCCGCGGTGGGGCGCCCGCGCCCTGATGTCGTCTCACGAGGTGTCGGTAGGCTCAACCAGCGTGTGGGGCCCGCTGGTCCCGTTGGTCGAGCTTGTCGAGACCTCGTGACGTGTTTGTGGGTCATGTCCCCGTCGTCGTCTCGCCTGGTTTCGACAAGCTCAACCAGCGGCTGGGGTGTGCTCATTCGTCGTCTCGCCTGGTTTCGACAAGCTCAACCAGCGGCTGGGGTGTGCCCATCCGTCGTCTCACGAGGTGTCGGCAGGCTCAACCAGCGTGCGGGGCGATCAGCGATCGGCGCGGGACGTCACTCGGGGGCGGCCACGGAGGACTTGGGCAGAGCCGACGCCGACTTGACCGCGAAGGCCACCTCGGTTCCGCCGGAGTGGCCCGAGTCCACGCAGCGTTCCTCGCTGGTGGCGATGAGTCCCTGAGAGCTGTTCGCCGACCTCGTCAATTGCGCGATCCAGTCCGGGTTGAGGCTGGGCGTGTGACCGCCGGTGAATTTGAAGTACAGCGGGATCGCCGGGTTCATCCAGGCCGAACTGCGGCCGCTGCCCACTTCCATGGCATTGCGCCACGAGAACAGGAAGCTCTCGCCGCGGCGCAGCTTTTGCACGATCACGACCTGCAAATGCGTCAGTATTCTGTCGTCAAATTCCACAACGACCCGGTCGTACGACAGGGTGCCCATGAGTTTTCGCTTTCACTTCCAATTGTTCACGCGTGGTACCGGGAACGGATGAAAGGGGTGATTGGTCACTCGCACAAGAACCGGAGTATTTCTCAACTCTCCTCTGTTGAAACGCAAAGGGCAAGGCCTTTCGGAAATGCCCTGCCGGGGATCACAAGCCGGGAGGAGAGAGGGTGATCCCGCGCATGAGCAGTTCGATCTGTGCCCGCAGCGTGCCGGGCAGGCTGGCCGCCGCTTCGCGACCGAGGCCGGTGCGGATGATCTCCATGTGCAACGCGGAGAAGATGCTCCGCGCAGCGAGGGACACGTCCACGTCAACCCGCAACCGCGCGCCGGGACCGGGGCCGGCGAGTTGACCGAGCACGTCGGCAATCGCCGATTCCAGGCGGACGATGAGGCTGACGGCCTGGGCGCGGAAGGCGCCATCCGGATCGCCGAACAGGATCTCGCGCTGATACACGGCCAGGTTCTCGCGCTGGCGGAGGGAAGAGTCGACCAGTGGGCTAAGCAGGCGCATGATCTGGTCGGTGGGATCGGTGCCCGCGGTGACCGTTGTGATGCCCGCGTCGATGCCGGCGCTGAGTTCCGTGTTGTAGACCATGGTGAGCAGCTCGGGCTTTGACGTGGCGTATCTGAAGAGAGTGCCGATGGCGACGTCGGCCCTGTCGGCGATGTCCTGGGTGGTCACCGCCGAATATCCGTATTCGGCGAACAGATCCGCGGCGGCAGCCAGGATGCGGCCGCGCTTGTCTTGTTTGCCGCGCTCGCGTCGGCCGACCGGCAGGGGGCTGGGCGGCTGCGAGTTGGGGCTGGAGCTGGCCTTCGGTGCGGATGTCATCCGCATCATTATCCCGCGTGATCGGCCATGACCGCGGATTTCGACAAGCCCGTGCCTGCTGAGAAGCCGCCCGGGTTTCCGAAATAACGGAGTACGCTCAAACTTGAGTGAACTACTAGTTCACTCTGGATTCGTTCTAAGGACGGGAATCATGGGTCGGGTAGAGAACAAGGTTGTTCTGATCAGTGGTGGCGCGCGGGGGATGGGTGCCGCGCACGCCCGGTTGTTGCTGCACGAGGGCGCGAGGGTGGTGCTCGGTGACCTCCTCGATGAGGAGGGTGAGGCGCTCGCCGCCGAGTTGGGTGAGTCTGCCAGCTACACGCACCTCGACGTCACCAAGTCTGAGGACTGGGCGACGGCGGTCGCCCACGCTGTGGACAAATTCGGCGGTCTGGATGTTCTCGTGAACAACGCAGGAATCGCCAACGGGGCGCCGATCACGGAGTTCCCGGTGAACGTGTGGAACAAGACCCTGGAGATCAACCTCACCGGTACCTTCCTGGGTATCCAGGCCGCCGTTCCCGAGCTGGCCAAGAGCGCCAGGGGCCCGTCGATCATCAACGTGTCCTCGGTGGAGGGCCTGCGCGGCAGCGCCGGGTTGCACGCCTACGTGGCATCCAAATTCGGGGTGCGAGGGCTCACCAAGTCGGTGGCGTTGGATGTGGCGGCCATGGGAATCCGGGTGAACTCGATCCACCCGGGCTTCATCGTCACTCCGATGACCCAGAACCTGTATCACCACATGTTGCAGATCCCACTCGGCCGCAGCGCCCAGCCGTCCGAGGTCTCGCAGCTGGTGCTGTACCTGGCCAGCGACGATTCCAGCTACTCCACCGGATCAGAATTCGTGGTCGACGGCGGGCTGACCGCCGGCATCCCGGTCAACAAGACTCAATAGGGAGTGGCCGTCACCGGTGTGCGGGCAGCACCGCGAGCAGGGTGCTGACCGGGCGTTCCACGTGCGCGAAGTGTCCGGTATCGGCGAGCACGCTCACCCCGAGGTCGGCGATGACAGCGGCCATCCGCTTGTCGTCGCCGGCGGTGACGAAGACATCGCGGTCGCCGTGCACCGCGAGCACCGAACACCGGATGCGCGCCCAGGACAGGTCGGCATCGTAGAGCGCGGCGCGATCGGCGGCGAGGGCGAACGAGCGCGGCCTGGCCTCGGTGGCCAGAGCGGCCACGACGCTGGCGTCGATCTCGTCGACGTGGCTGAACAACGGCGTGACCAGGGGGCGCAGCAGGCCCACCGCGTGCATGGCCCTGACCAGGCCGCGGCCGCCGGCACCGAAGGCCGACAGCACCCGCATCACGCCGAGCAGCGCCGTGAACCCCGGCAGCAGGGCGAACCGCGTGAGCGGATGCCGGGTGCTCTCGATCACGCTGTAGGTCGTGGCCGACACCAGGCCCACGTGGGTGGTGTGCGCCGGGAGGCTTGCGGCCAGTTCGAGCGCCACGAACCCGCCCAGCGAATGCCCGATGACCTGCCAGCGTTCGTAGCCCAGCGCGCGAGCGATGTCGGCGACCGCGGCGGCCAGGGCCTCGATGCTCTCGGTGGCGTCATCCGTCGGCAACGGGGTGTCGCCCCAGCCGGGCAGGTCGGGGATCACCAGGTCTGTCAGCGGGCTGGCGGCGAACCGGTCCGCCGACTGGATCAGCGGGGTCCAGGTCGTCCACGATCCCGCCGCTCCGTGCAGCAGGATCGTCGCGACGGGTGAGCCCCGGCGCCCGTGCCGCACCGTGACCGGGCCGAGTGCGGTGGGGATGCGGCTCGTCCGGAGCCCCAGCCGGCGTTCGTCGAGGCTCAGGGGATACGGGCTGTAGCTCAGGTCGGTGTCGGGCGAGACCCGGCCGTCGGTGTTGGTGCGCATATCAGGGGTTCGAGGCCGCCCGCCGCCCGGATTGCCGGTGCGGCGAGTCTGAGTACCGACTGTTTGTTGGGCGCCGCACGGAATAGCCCGACGGCGCGCACTGTTTGCCGAACAGGACGCGTGTCCGGCAGCGGCGGTCCAGTCGCGCACACTCGCGTCCGCACCGAACAGATAGAAGGAGCAATACGTGAGTCTTTTCACCCCGCTGAACCTCGGAGCACTCGAGCTGCCCAACCGACTGGTGATGGCGCCCCTGACCCGGATGCGTTCCGGCGTCGACGGCATCCCGGGGGCACTGAACATCGAACACTACCGCCAGCGGGCGACTCTCGGTCTCATCGTGTCTGAGGGCGTCTACCCGGACAAGGCCGGCCAGGGCTTCCCGGGTCAGCCCGGCTTGGTCACCCCCGAGCAGATCGCGGGCTGGGCCAAGGTGGCCGACGCCGTGCACGCCGCCGGCGGCCGCATTGTGGCGCAGGTCATGCACGCCGGCCGGGTCACCCACGAGGAGACCAACGGCGGCCTCACCGTCGTCGGCCCCAGCGCCATCGCCATCCAGGGCGAAAGCCACACCTACAAGGGCAAGCTGCCCTACCCGGTGCCGCACGCGCTCACGTCCGACGAACTGCCCGGTATCATCGCCGGCTTCGTGCAGGCATCCCGCAACGCCATCTCGGCCGGCCTCGACGGCGTCGAGATCCACTCCGCCAACGGCTACCTGTTGCACGAGTTCCTGTCGCCGGCGTCCAACGTGCGCGACGACGTCTACGGCGGTTCGCCCGAGAATCGGGCCCGATTCGTTATCGAGGTCGCCACGGCGGTCGCCGACGCCATCGGTGCCGACCGGGTGGGCATCCGCATCTCGCCCGAGCACAACATCCAGGATGCGCTCGAGACCGACGCCGCCGACGTGCTGGCCACCTATGGCGCGCTCGTCGACGGCCTGGCGCCGCTCGGCCTGGCCTACCTGAGCGTGCTGCACAATGACCCGGCCGGCGAGCTGGTGCAGACCCTGCGCACCCGCTTCGGCGGGCCGTTGCTGGTGAACTCCGGCTTCGGCACCGTCACCACCCGCGACGAAGCAGCGGCGCTGATGGCCGAGGGCCACGGCGATGGCGTGGTCGTGGGCCGCGCCGTGATCGCCAACCCCGACCTGGTGCGCCGCTGGCTCGAGAACCTGCCGCTGAACGAGCCCAACCCGCTCACGTTCTACGGCCCGGATGCCGTGGGATACACCGACTACCCGGCGTACGCCAACTAAGTCCAGCCGACTCGCGCCACACTGCCCCCTGACCGACGGTCAGGGGGCAGTTGTGCGCAACTCGACGCTTGGATTTACAGCCGGGCGAGGCGGGTGGCGGCTTCTTCGAGCACGTCGACGCGCTTGCAGAACGCGAAGCGCACAAGCGAGGCGTATTCCGCCGTGTGCTCCGGCGAGCAGAACGCGCTGATCGGGATGCCGACCACCCCGGCCAGCTCCGGCAGCATGCGGCAGAACTCGACCCCGTTCTCGTAACCGAGGGCGGCGGCATCCGCCACGATGAAATAGGAGCCGCGGGGAACCGTGAGGGTGAACCCGGCCGCAGTGAGGCCGCCGGCCAGCAGGTCGCGTTTGGCGGCGAGGTCGGCGGCGATGCCCGCGTAGTAGGAATCGGGCAGATCCAGGCCGAGCGCCGTGGCGGGCTGGAATGGCGCGCCGTTGACGTAGGTGAGGAACTGCTTGACCGCGAGGATCGCCGTGACGATGGCCGCGGGCGCGCTGAGCCAGCCGATCTTCCAGCCTGTGGTGCTGAACGTCTTGCCGCCGGAAGAAATGGTCACGGTGCGTTCGCGGGCGCCAGGCAGCGTTGCCACCGGCAGGTGGGTGACGCCGAAGGTGAGGTGCTCGTAGACCTCGTCGGTGACGATGAGGGCGTCGTGCTTGTGCGCCAGCGCCACGATGAGTTCGAGA belongs to Cryobacterium sp. SO2 and includes:
- a CDS encoding NUDIX domain-containing protein, with the translated sequence MTEPHPPVLAVSTVIFALRPDLESGFMTLWLPLVRRTREPHLGLWALPGGWLPSDEEMPAAAARTLRETTRLTPRYLEQLYTFGDLGRSPGNRVISVVYWALVQSGEADLAAVDENVQWFPADRLPELAFDHNHIVEYALWRLRTKVEYSRIAHAFLGETFTLAQLRDVHEAVLRRALDPANFRRTIESSGTVVDTGLRLAGVPHRPPRLYRYNDSQSLAEQGPLGPSVG
- a CDS encoding polyprenol monophosphomannose synthase; amino-acid sequence: MPSTVVIIPTYNERENVGPIVARVRASVPDAEVLIVDDASPDGTGELADRLAAADDKVHVLHRTKKNGLGAAYLDAFAWGRARGFDVLVQLDADGSHLPEQLPALLAAANTADVVMGSRWIPGGRVENWPWHRRMLSRGGSLYSRLLLKLPQHDVTGGYRVYTADALERMQLGSVDSLGYCFQIDMLLHAVRARLRVVEIPITFVERTLGSSKMSGGIVLEAMGRVTIWGLTGHGARHSNPVSPAATPDRS
- a CDS encoding glycosyltransferase family 39 protein; its protein translation is MTTLLASPLVEAARPATWRARGFTGTAALLGLAGFAVSVAGSWRPSYWGDEAASVLSAERSLPSLFRLLGNIDAVHGTYYLFLHAWIDTFGASEFATRLPSALAIGAATAGTAVLARMLVNTRVAVIAALVFAVLPRVTYMGAETRSTALATMLAVWTTVLLVHIVRSPTVAPPWRLALWAAYALLLAAGIYLFLYSALLLPVHALVVVLLSRRRRSDLPAWAGSGAVALLLAAPVIYWAVRERGQISFLARRAQVEVLDAAVRQWFGTPTLAVAAWALIGIGCLAAFVPRFRSSGPAPRAALVVFLAWAIVPSAALLIGSHLITPMYSLRYLSICTPAAAILVAMGIGALAPRWAQAVALLLVLGLAAPGYLGQRTDFAKDGGSDWRQVSEILHAEARPRDAVVFDGSTKPSARPRLAMHLYPAGFVGLNDIALDQPYQNVDWLWDTTVPLADATSRLAGTNRVWVLQNVGSRETVAGTDVSTLQQLGFTVASARTVNRTIIIELTR
- a CDS encoding HAMP domain-containing sensor histidine kinase, translating into MNRLRRVWLPPLSIRARITVGSLLVATLLFSTAAFFFRLEVQSILTETNETMLRNDAEPLISQLATTPADAIEAASEGQLLAIVDPTGTVRKSSLPKSLDRQISGLTKLGADPQTVNTPAATYLVSATPVGTDSGDWIVIAARSQQAPGLLLDELTGVLTLGTLILTAGFGLASWLLTGAALRPVTRLREEAESLSATGSSAQLRVPAGQDEVSRLARTLNDFIERLRRGVDREKQIVSDASHELRTPLAVLRAQLELAHLNSGDAPALERDILDAAATAERLSRLATNLLELSKLESEQVPPETDWAGLVGEITSSVDRARVMRGGHELEVIYRIDDDDPTGLYGISTTNMGQLLDNLISNAVHAMAGHGSVTVTLGLSDGGALLTVVDTGPGLPEDFIPLAFDRFSRPDHSRSSSSGGSGLGLAIVHAIIERANGTIVLRNTGDGLAVDIQLPRHVR
- a CDS encoding response regulator transcription factor → MKILVVEDDDQMGALIERGLQAEGYETARVANGVDALIALTGDGFGLAAIDVMLPQMSGFEICRRIRDSGSTMPVLLLTARDTVDDRVYGLDSGADDYLTKPFAFAELSARVRALLRRHSMGAPLTLEIGNLMLDSRDLRVTVAGRAVSMSPKEVALLRLLCSRAGTTVDRTTILEEIWNGTNHIDPNIVDQYISYLRRKIDTDAAGVRIVTVRGAGYAVELVE
- a CDS encoding carbon-nitrogen hydrolase family protein, whose protein sequence is MVDSSARVELGVAVAQFAPGTDRAANLAGMRLLAQTAVGRGAGIVVFPEYSAFFERRLGEASVAAAEALDGPFVTALGRLAVDLGVHIVAGLLESTPDPERVQNTIVAVAPTGQVVARYRKLHLYDAFGSRESDRVRAGVIEEPETFEVAGITVGLQTCYDIRFPEVTRRLVDAGADLVLVPAEWVPGPLKEQHWRTLVTARALENTIYVAAADHAPPGGVGASMVVDPMGVELATLGETTDVAIAWISSSRLAEVRRVNPALALRRFGVIPLP
- a CDS encoding ATP-dependent DNA ligase; translated protein: MGTLSYDRVVVEFDDRILTHLQVVIVQKLRRGESFLFSWRNAMEVGSGRSSAWMNPAIPLYFKFTGGHTPSLNPDWIAQLTRSANSSQGLIATSEERCVDSGHSGGTEVAFAVKSASALPKSSVAAPE
- a CDS encoding TetR/AcrR family transcriptional regulator; translation: MTSAPKASSSPNSQPPSPLPVGRRERGKQDKRGRILAAAADLFAEYGYSAVTTQDIADRADVAIGTLFRYATSKPELLTMVYNTELSAGIDAGITTVTAGTDPTDQIMRLLSPLVDSSLRQRENLAVYQREILFGDPDGAFRAQAVSLIVRLESAIADVLGQLAGPGPGARLRVDVDVSLAARSIFSALHMEIIRTGLGREAAASLPGTLRAQIELLMRGITLSPPGL
- a CDS encoding glucose 1-dehydrogenase, encoding MGRVENKVVLISGGARGMGAAHARLLLHEGARVVLGDLLDEEGEALAAELGESASYTHLDVTKSEDWATAVAHAVDKFGGLDVLVNNAGIANGAPITEFPVNVWNKTLEINLTGTFLGIQAAVPELAKSARGPSIINVSSVEGLRGSAGLHAYVASKFGVRGLTKSVALDVAAMGIRVNSIHPGFIVTPMTQNLYHHMLQIPLGRSAQPSEVSQLVLYLASDDSSYSTGSEFVVDGGLTAGIPVNKTQ
- a CDS encoding alpha/beta hydrolase; translation: MRTNTDGRVSPDTDLSYSPYPLSLDERRLGLRTSRIPTALGPVTVRHGRRGSPVATILLHGAAGSWTTWTPLIQSADRFAASPLTDLVIPDLPGWGDTPLPTDDATESIEALAAAVADIARALGYERWQVIGHSLGGFVALELAASLPAHTTHVGLVSATTYSVIESTRHPLTRFALLPGFTALLGVMRVLSAFGAGGRGLVRAMHAVGLLRPLVTPLFSHVDEIDASVVAALATEARPRSFALAADRAALYDADLSWARIRCSVLAVHGDRDVFVTAGDDKRMAAVIADLGVSVLADTGHFAHVERPVSTLLAVLPAHR
- a CDS encoding alkene reductase gives rise to the protein MSLFTPLNLGALELPNRLVMAPLTRMRSGVDGIPGALNIEHYRQRATLGLIVSEGVYPDKAGQGFPGQPGLVTPEQIAGWAKVADAVHAAGGRIVAQVMHAGRVTHEETNGGLTVVGPSAIAIQGESHTYKGKLPYPVPHALTSDELPGIIAGFVQASRNAISAGLDGVEIHSANGYLLHEFLSPASNVRDDVYGGSPENRARFVIEVATAVADAIGADRVGIRISPEHNIQDALETDAADVLATYGALVDGLAPLGLAYLSVLHNDPAGELVQTLRTRFGGPLLVNSGFGTVTTRDEAAALMAEGHGDGVVVGRAVIANPDLVRRWLENLPLNEPNPLTFYGPDAVGYTDYPAYAN